In Microbispora sp. ZYX-F-249, the sequence CGCCGGTCGCCGTCTTCGCCTGTCTTCTGGCGGCGCTCGCGACAGTCTTCGCGACCGCCATCGCCTGGACGGCGCCGGCGTCCGCGGCGACCGTCGACACGAACGCCTGGTACGTGCTGGTGAACCGCAACAGCGGCAAGGCCCTGGACGTGTACAACTTCTCCACGGCCGACGGCGGGTCGCTCGTGCAGTGGACGCGCACCAACGCCAACAACCAGCAGTGGCGGTTCGTCGACTCCGGCGGCGGCTACTACCGCGTGCAGTCGCGGCACTCGGGCAAGGTGCTCGACGTGTACAACGTCTCCACCGCCGACGCCGCCGACATCGTGCAGTGGAGCGACCACAACGGCACCAACCAGCAG encodes:
- a CDS encoding RICIN domain-containing protein; its protein translation is MHAPPTRVARDRRRSPVAVFACLLAALATVFATAIAWTAPASAATVDTNAWYVLVNRNSGKALDVYNFSTADGGSLVQWTRTNANNQQWRFVDSGGGYYRVQSRHSGKVLDVYNVSTADAADIVQWSDHNGTNQQFALADSSGGYVRLINRNSGKAVEVQNASTADGGKIVQYSDWGGNNQQWQLVRVGSVSDQSPSPSPSPS